A DNA window from Sediminitomix flava contains the following coding sequences:
- the secDF gene encoding protein translocase subunit SecDF: protein MRNKGGINFIAIVLAVLCAFYLSFTYVSNSIESEADEFARNEKGQVDYQKKQFYLDSISNEPRLFGYTNGEVQEMKIALGLDLQGGMHVTLQVNPAEMLKAYAGPNASDPRFGKALVAAQAGLANSQATFTDLFFDALEEEANGEPFANFFANATNRDRINFNSSNQEVKDVVRGEVDGAVGRAEEVIRNRIDRFGVVSPNIQRVQGTDRIQLELPGVSNPERVRKLLSGVAKLEFLEVYNAQEVSPMLAKANEYWMANMAPKSDDAAEPEAKEEKAEDSSLFEGAEGDSATAEADTAAVAPEQQLSPIFAKMLPTPYGAMLFATADTAEVNAFLVDKQIASLLPRDMKFLWSNKPNMSQGGKDFFELVPVKKGMKGAPLTGEYVADAFASRDQMGRPAVSMSMNPEGGRIWKKLTGANLGRRVAIVLDNLVYTAPTVQSEIGEGRSEITGNFTLEETNDLANVLKAGKLPAPTQIVEEVVVGPTLGKEAQAQGLISILVGLAAVIVFMLIYYANAGLIANAALLLNVFFIFGVLASMGAALTLPGIAGIVLTFGMSVDANVLIFERIREEKAKGAGLLKAIELGYGKAFWSIFDANITTLLTAIFLVIFGSGPIKGFATTLIIGILCSFFTAVFVSRVLVHMWTKKNGDASNFKISIVKEIKKYDIDFIGKRKIAYVGSLILIVVGMGLTFMNGLNLGVDFQGGRSYIVAFEEGNNVVASDYKVAVSKELSQGAEDAVSVDAKTYGNNHTLKITTNYLVDETSEDADTKSLNAIATAIEKISGKKYEKGDQIIEGTFVIPSTSKVGAVIADDMKASAIEATLFALAAIFLYITLRFGQWRFGMGAWAALVHDVLVVFSIFAIADVLGFAFEIDQVFVAALLTVVGYSINDTVVVFDRIREEFSLDTTSPVSKVMNAALNSTLNRTLVTSFTTLLVVLILFFFGGEVLRGFSFALIVGIIAGTYSSLFIASPIVYSTTDHDKLREEEQTDDAEVQA, encoded by the coding sequence ATGCGTAATAAAGGTGGAATTAACTTTATCGCAATAGTACTTGCTGTACTATGTGCTTTCTATCTATCGTTTACGTACGTCTCTAACAGTATTGAATCAGAGGCTGACGAATTCGCTAGAAACGAAAAAGGACAAGTAGACTACCAAAAAAAACAGTTCTACTTAGACTCAATCTCAAATGAGCCAAGATTATTTGGATATACAAATGGCGAAGTGCAAGAAATGAAAATTGCTCTTGGTCTTGACCTTCAAGGTGGTATGCACGTGACACTTCAAGTGAATCCTGCAGAAATGTTGAAAGCTTATGCTGGTCCTAATGCTTCTGATCCTCGTTTTGGTAAAGCATTGGTTGCTGCTCAAGCTGGTCTTGCGAATAGCCAAGCAACTTTCACTGATTTGTTCTTTGACGCTTTAGAAGAAGAAGCAAACGGAGAGCCTTTTGCAAACTTCTTTGCAAACGCTACTAACCGTGACAGAATCAACTTCAACTCTAGTAACCAAGAGGTAAAAGACGTTGTTCGTGGTGAAGTAGATGGTGCTGTAGGCCGTGCGGAAGAAGTAATCCGTAATCGTATTGACCGTTTCGGTGTTGTTTCACCAAACATTCAAAGAGTTCAAGGTACTGACCGTATCCAATTGGAATTACCAGGTGTTTCTAACCCTGAGCGTGTTCGTAAGCTTCTTTCTGGTGTAGCTAAATTGGAGTTCTTGGAAGTATATAACGCACAAGAAGTTTCTCCAATGCTTGCAAAAGCTAACGAATACTGGATGGCTAACATGGCTCCAAAATCAGACGATGCTGCTGAGCCAGAAGCTAAAGAAGAAAAAGCTGAAGATTCAAGTCTATTTGAAGGTGCTGAAGGTGACTCTGCAACTGCAGAAGCTGACACTGCTGCTGTAGCTCCAGAGCAACAATTGTCTCCTATCTTCGCTAAGATGCTACCTACTCCATACGGTGCTATGTTATTTGCTACTGCAGATACTGCTGAAGTAAATGCATTCTTAGTTGACAAGCAAATTGCTTCTCTTCTTCCAAGAGACATGAAATTCTTGTGGAGTAACAAGCCAAACATGTCACAAGGTGGAAAAGACTTCTTCGAGCTTGTTCCTGTGAAAAAAGGAATGAAAGGTGCTCCTCTTACTGGAGAATATGTTGCTGATGCTTTTGCTTCAAGAGACCAAATGGGACGTCCTGCAGTTTCTATGTCTATGAACCCAGAAGGTGGACGTATCTGGAAGAAATTGACAGGTGCTAACTTGGGTAGAAGAGTTGCTATCGTTCTTGATAACCTTGTATATACTGCTCCAACTGTACAATCAGAAATCGGAGAAGGAAGATCAGAAATCACTGGTAACTTCACTTTAGAAGAAACTAATGACCTTGCAAACGTATTGAAAGCGGGTAAACTTCCTGCTCCAACTCAAATTGTTGAAGAAGTTGTTGTAGGTCCTACACTAGGTAAAGAAGCACAAGCACAAGGTCTAATCTCTATTTTGGTAGGTTTGGCTGCAGTAATCGTGTTTATGTTGATCTACTACGCTAACGCTGGTTTGATCGCTAACGCAGCATTGTTATTGAACGTATTCTTCATCTTCGGAGTACTTGCATCTATGGGTGCAGCTCTTACGCTTCCTGGTATTGCAGGTATCGTATTGACATTCGGTATGTCTGTCGATGCTAACGTACTTATCTTCGAAAGAATTAGAGAAGAAAAAGCAAAAGGTGCTGGCTTGTTGAAAGCTATCGAATTGGGTTACGGAAAAGCATTCTGGTCAATCTTTGATGCCAACATTACTACTTTGCTTACTGCAATCTTCTTGGTAATCTTCGGTTCTGGACCAATCAAAGGTTTCGCTACTACATTGATCATCGGTATTCTTTGTTCATTCTTCACTGCCGTATTCGTATCTAGAGTATTGGTGCACATGTGGACTAAGAAAAATGGCGATGCTTCTAACTTCAAGATTTCTATCGTTAAAGAAATCAAGAAATACGACATCGACTTCATCGGAAAACGTAAGATTGCTTATGTTGGCTCATTGATCTTGATCGTAGTTGGTATGGGCTTGACATTCATGAATGGCTTGAACCTAGGTGTAGACTTCCAAGGAGGTCGTTCTTACATTGTTGCATTTGAGGAAGGAAACAATGTTGTTGCTTCTGATTACAAAGTAGCTGTATCTAAAGAGTTGAGTCAAGGTGCTGAAGATGCTGTTTCTGTTGACGCTAAGACTTACGGTAACAACCATACATTGAAAATCACTACCAACTACTTGGTAGATGAAACTTCTGAAGATGCTGATACTAAATCATTAAATGCAATTGCTACTGCAATTGAGAAGATTTCAGGTAAGAAATACGAAAAAGGTGATCAAATTATTGAAGGTACTTTCGTTATTCCTTCTACATCTAAAGTAGGTGCTGTTATTGCAGACGACATGAAAGCTTCAGCTATTGAGGCTACATTGTTTGCCTTGGCTGCTATCTTCCTATACATCACTCTTCGTTTCGGACAATGGAGATTCGGTATGGGTGCATGGGCTGCATTGGTTCATGACGTATTGGTAGTATTCTCTATCTTCGCTATTGCAGATGTATTAGGTTTCGCTTTCGAAATTGACCAAGTATTTGTAGCGGCATTGCTTACAGTAGTAGGTTACTCTATCAACGATACAGTGGTTGTATTCGACCGTATTCGTGAAGAGTTCTCATTAGATACTACATCTCCTGTATCAAAAGTAATGAACGCTGCTTTGAACAGTACGCTTAACCGTACGTTGGTAACGTCATTCACTACTTTACTAGTAGTTCTTATCTTGTTCTTCTTTGGTGGTGAAGTATTGAGAGGATTCTCATTCGCATTGATCGTTGGTATCATTGCAGGTACTTACTCATCATTGTTCATCGCTTCTCCAATCGTTTACTCAACTACTGACCACGATAAGTTGAGAGAGGAAGAGCAAACTGATGACGCTGAAGTACAAGCTTAA
- a CDS encoding polyprenol monophosphomannose synthase: MVENRENIVIIPTYNEIENIEDILRAVVALEVHFDIMVVDDNSPDGTAQKVMELAEEFPNQIILEQRTEKSGLGTAYIHGFKKALALGYQYIFEMDADFSHNPKDLIRLYEACSKEGNDLAVGSRYIRGVNVVNWPMSRVLLSFFAGVYVRMITGMKIMDPTAGFKCFSRKVLETIDLDNIRFVGYAFQIEMKFKSWKRGFKIKEVPIIFTDRTKGESKMSHHIIKEAVFGVISMTINSWFSSSKK, from the coding sequence ATGGTGGAGAATCGAGAAAATATTGTAATCATACCGACCTACAACGAAATTGAAAACATCGAAGATATCCTTCGTGCCGTTGTAGCTTTAGAGGTCCATTTTGATATCATGGTGGTTGATGATAACTCACCCGATGGTACAGCTCAAAAAGTAATGGAATTGGCTGAAGAATTTCCTAATCAGATTATTCTTGAGCAAAGAACTGAAAAATCAGGCTTAGGCACAGCTTATATTCATGGATTTAAGAAAGCCTTGGCGCTAGGTTATCAGTATATTTTTGAAATGGATGCCGACTTTTCACACAACCCTAAAGATCTTATCAGACTTTATGAAGCTTGTTCCAAAGAAGGAAATGATTTGGCTGTAGGCTCAAGATATATTAGAGGTGTGAATGTAGTGAATTGGCCAATGAGCAGAGTTCTACTCTCATTCTTTGCAGGAGTCTATGTTCGTATGATTACTGGTATGAAGATCATGGACCCAACAGCTGGTTTCAAATGTTTTAGCCGTAAAGTATTAGAAACTATAGACCTAGACAATATAAGATTTGTGGGTTATGCCTTTCAAATTGAAATGAAGTTCAAGTCTTGGAAAAGAGGATTTAAAATAAAAGAAGTCCCAATTATTTTTACTGACCGTACAAAAGGTGAATCTAAAATGTCTCATCACATCATTAAAGAAGCCGTTTTTGGGGTAATTAGTATGACAATAAATAGCTGGTTTTCTTCTAGTAAAAAATAA
- the porD gene encoding type IX secretion system protein PorD: MRILLPIIFFIFPFISFAQEINSTVMLNKDRVQTQETQVLDDLQKNIEKFINQQKWTKDSFKEVERIKLNIQLTLKAETNPQSNYFAADVQVQSSRPIFGSDYESVVLAFLDSKWNFSYNESDRLIYNANIYQSELVGLISYYVYMALGMDYDTFKRNGGTDYYLQAQKIMNQAQNSGGAGWSAFGDKRDRYFLVENILDPQFSSFRIALYEYYRLGMDKFSEDPKEARAKILGALQKIENAKKNKSISILIDLFFEAKQNELVQIFSQGDPEIAKDAAELLMQLNPANANKYRKLIQL; encoded by the coding sequence ATGCGAATTCTTCTCCCAATCATTTTTTTCATTTTCCCATTTATCTCTTTTGCACAAGAAATAAATAGTACTGTAATGTTGAATAAAGACCGTGTTCAAACTCAGGAAACACAGGTTCTTGATGATCTTCAAAAAAACATTGAGAAGTTTATTAATCAGCAGAAATGGACAAAAGATAGTTTTAAGGAGGTTGAGCGTATAAAACTCAATATACAATTGACGTTGAAGGCAGAAACAAACCCTCAGTCAAATTACTTCGCAGCCGATGTTCAAGTACAGTCTTCTCGCCCAATTTTTGGCTCAGACTACGAATCTGTAGTATTAGCATTTCTAGACAGCAAGTGGAATTTTAGCTATAACGAATCTGATCGTTTGATCTATAATGCAAATATCTATCAAAGCGAATTAGTCGGTTTGATCAGTTACTATGTCTATATGGCTTTAGGAATGGATTATGATACTTTCAAAAGGAATGGGGGAACAGATTATTATCTTCAAGCACAGAAAATCATGAACCAAGCTCAGAATAGTGGAGGTGCTGGATGGAGTGCTTTCGGAGATAAAAGAGACCGTTATTTCTTAGTTGAGAATATTCTTGATCCTCAATTTTCTTCATTCAGAATTGCACTCTATGAATATTACCGATTGGGAATGGATAAATTTAGTGAAGACCCAAAAGAAGCAAGAGCTAAAATTCTTGGTGCTTTACAGAAGATTGAAAATGCCAAGAAAAATAAATCCATTTCGATCTTAATAGACCTATTCTTTGAAGCAAAGCAAAATGAGCTAGTTCAAATTTTTTCACAAGGCGATCCTGAAATAGCTAAAGATGCAGCAGAGTTATTAATGCAATTGAATCCTGCCAATGCAAACAAATATCGAAAACTGATTCAACTTTAA
- the coaBC gene encoding bifunctional phosphopantothenoylcysteine decarboxylase/phosphopantothenate--cysteine ligase CoaBC, whose amino-acid sequence MLKGKKILLGVTGSIAAYKAALLVRLLKKEGAEVQVLITEAAKEFITPLTLSTLSENPVLSDFTKGKTGEWNSHVKLGLWADLMVIAPASAQTMAKMTSGLCDNLLTAVYLSARCPVMVAPAMDLDMYLHPSTTRNINTLVEYGHHIIEAEEGELASGLVGKGRMAEPEHILTHIQDFFRPKGALKGKKVVLTAGPTKEFIDPVRYLTNASSGKMGYAIAQEFINAGAEVTLISGPVELTPPAQLGQFVAVNTAEEMYEQTKKYFLESDIAVFTAAVADYSPEVAEEQKIKKTGDTMSLQLRKTKDIAKEMGILKKPHQITIGFALETNDELENASAKLEKKNFDFVVLNSLQDKGAGFGHDTNKITIVETEGKTTFGLKSKKEVAKDIVNHLISKLS is encoded by the coding sequence ATGCTAAAAGGAAAGAAAATATTATTGGGAGTTACTGGAAGTATAGCCGCTTATAAAGCCGCTCTACTCGTACGATTGCTGAAGAAAGAAGGTGCAGAAGTACAGGTTCTCATCACAGAAGCAGCCAAAGAATTCATCACACCTCTTACATTATCAACCCTTTCGGAAAACCCTGTATTGTCTGATTTTACCAAAGGAAAAACGGGAGAATGGAATAGTCATGTAAAGTTAGGTCTTTGGGCTGATCTTATGGTTATAGCTCCAGCTTCGGCTCAAACTATGGCAAAAATGACCTCAGGACTTTGCGATAATTTATTGACTGCAGTTTATTTATCAGCACGCTGTCCTGTAATGGTTGCCCCAGCCATGGATTTAGATATGTATTTACATCCTTCAACAACAAGAAATATTAATACTTTAGTTGAATACGGACACCACATTATTGAAGCAGAAGAAGGTGAGTTGGCAAGTGGATTGGTAGGAAAAGGAAGAATGGCTGAACCTGAGCATATTTTGACTCATATTCAAGATTTTTTTAGACCTAAAGGCGCTCTGAAAGGGAAAAAAGTAGTTTTAACTGCTGGCCCAACAAAAGAATTTATTGATCCTGTGCGATACCTTACGAATGCTTCGAGTGGAAAAATGGGATATGCAATTGCACAAGAGTTTATCAATGCAGGAGCCGAGGTTACCCTTATTAGTGGGCCTGTGGAATTAACTCCTCCAGCACAACTCGGACAGTTTGTAGCTGTAAATACGGCTGAAGAAATGTATGAGCAAACTAAAAAATATTTCCTAGAATCTGATATTGCAGTCTTTACAGCCGCTGTAGCAGATTATTCTCCTGAGGTGGCGGAAGAGCAGAAGATCAAGAAAACAGGAGATACCATGAGTCTTCAGCTTCGTAAGACAAAAGATATAGCCAAAGAAATGGGCATATTGAAAAAGCCGCATCAAATAACAATTGGTTTTGCACTAGAAACAAATGATGAATTGGAAAATGCATCTGCAAAATTGGAGAAGAAAAACTTTGATTTTGTAGTACTTAATTCTCTCCAAGATAAAGGTGCTGGTTTTGGACACGATACGAATAAAATCACAATTGTCGAAACAGAAGGCAAAACAACCTTTGGATTGAAATCGAAAAAGGAAGTAGCTAAAGATATTGTTAATCATCTTATATCAAAGCTTTCATAA
- a CDS encoding helix-turn-helix domain-containing protein, with protein sequence MKELISYQWKTVCRLSDQGMRQYQIAKVLELSESRVSQILKNYHLSGEIPVYDGGNRGATPRLSKENKLDLGEKLKKGAEYYGFKGDIWTLIRVQAVIEKEFGVKYGTSQISNILKEIGWSWQKPKKRLPSGFRKSREVA encoded by the coding sequence ATGAAAGAATTAATATCATATCAATGGAAGACTGTATGTAGACTTTCAGATCAAGGCATGAGGCAATATCAAATAGCTAAAGTTCTAGAATTATCAGAAAGTAGAGTTAGTCAAATTCTTAAAAACTATCATCTGAGTGGTGAAATTCCTGTTTATGACGGAGGAAATAGAGGTGCTACTCCCCGTTTAAGCAAAGAGAATAAATTAGACTTAGGTGAAAAATTGAAAAAAGGAGCAGAGTATTATGGCTTTAAAGGAGATATATGGACTCTAATTAGAGTTCAAGCAGTAATTGAGAAAGAGTTTGGTGTGAAATATGGAACAAGTCAAATATCGAATATTCTGAAAGAGATTGGCTGGTCTTGGCAAAAACCAAAAAAAAGACTACCGTCAGGATTCCGAAAAAGTAGAGAAGTAGCATAA
- a CDS encoding superoxide dismutase family protein yields MKIRIFTPLLISLPFFLFVSCQTETKKSETTEEVEVEEVTTEKVAVAVLSAKNNSGLSGEVTFIEKDGKVRMQALVENVSEGEHAIHIHAVGDCSADDGTSAGGHWNPTEHDHGKWEEEHFHKGDIGNLIVGSSGKGQIELETELWCIDCDDQTKNIVGKSIIVHAKADDFKSQPSGAAGARIGCGVIEVKK; encoded by the coding sequence ATGAAAATTAGAATATTTACCCCACTCCTTATATCACTTCCTTTTTTCCTCTTCGTCTCTTGTCAAACAGAAACAAAAAAATCAGAAACTACAGAGGAAGTAGAAGTTGAAGAAGTTACGACAGAGAAAGTTGCGGTAGCTGTTTTGAGTGCTAAAAACAATAGCGGTCTTTCTGGAGAAGTTACTTTTATTGAAAAAGATGGAAAAGTAAGAATGCAAGCTTTAGTTGAAAATGTATCAGAAGGAGAACATGCAATCCATATCCACGCTGTTGGAGATTGTAGCGCAGACGATGGAACTTCAGCAGGAGGTCACTGGAACCCTACTGAACATGATCATGGGAAGTGGGAAGAAGAGCATTTTCATAAAGGTGATATTGGAAACCTAATAGTAGGCAGTTCAGGAAAAGGACAAATCGAATTGGAAACAGAACTCTGGTGTATTGACTGTGACGATCAGACTAAAAACATTGTAGGGAAATCCATTATTGTTCATGCAAAAGCCGATGACTTCAAATCTCAACCTTCTGGAGCTGCAGGCGCTCGAATTGGCTGTGGTGTTATTGAGGTAAAAAAATAA
- a CDS encoding outer membrane protein assembly factor BamD — protein sequence MAKRILILLALALFSFSCGNFNKLMKSSDIDKKYDAALNYYNEGDFYRAGLLFEDLMPSMTGTDRAEQLQFYYAYCHYEQKQYILASSYFRQFFDTYRRSPKAEEALYMSAYSLYKDAPDFNLDQSNTNDAIDEMQNFLNRFPRSEYATQANEVINELREKLELKAFDNAKLYSKIRKYKAATVAYDNFMKDYPDSDFKEEAMYRRIEAFYELAEISVYSKQQERYQSVIEVYKEFQKKYPESLLMKDADKLYNNADKKIKVIIDATEEVEEKKEA from the coding sequence ATGGCAAAGAGAATATTGATATTGCTAGCGCTAGCACTTTTTAGCTTTTCATGTGGTAATTTTAATAAACTTATGAAAAGCTCTGACATTGATAAAAAGTATGATGCAGCGCTGAATTACTATAACGAAGGAGATTTTTATAGAGCAGGTTTATTATTTGAAGACCTAATGCCAAGTATGACAGGTACAGACCGTGCTGAACAACTTCAATTCTATTATGCCTACTGTCATTACGAGCAAAAGCAATATATTTTAGCTTCAAGTTATTTCCGTCAATTTTTTGATACCTACCGTAGAAGTCCAAAAGCTGAAGAGGCTTTGTACATGAGTGCTTACTCACTTTACAAAGATGCTCCAGACTTTAATTTGGATCAGTCTAATACGAACGATGCTATTGATGAGATGCAAAATTTCTTGAACCGTTTCCCAAGAAGTGAGTATGCTACACAAGCAAATGAAGTGATCAATGAACTTCGTGAAAAATTAGAATTGAAAGCTTTTGACAACGCTAAACTGTATTCTAAAATCAGAAAATATAAAGCGGCAACGGTTGCTTATGATAACTTCATGAAAGATTATCCAGATTCTGATTTTAAAGAAGAAGCAATGTATAGAAGAATTGAGGCTTTCTATGAACTTGCTGAAATTAGTGTTTATTCAAAGCAACAAGAGCGTTATCAGTCTGTAATTGAGGTTTATAAGGAGTTTCAGAAAAAGTATCCTGAATCTTTGTTGATGAAAGATGCGGATAAGCTTTACAATAATGCAGATAAGAAGATCAAAGTGATTATTGACGCGACAGAAGAAGTAGAGGAGAAAAAAGAAGCTTAA
- a CDS encoding DNA-directed RNA polymerase subunit omega: MAKAELVTRDLPELIVETENIYESVVIIGKRSRQISSRLKDELKGKLEEFATTVDNLEEIHENREQIEISKFYERMPKPTTLATEEFLDGKIYFDRTPIR; this comes from the coding sequence ATGGCAAAAGCAGAATTAGTCACAAGAGACCTTCCAGAATTGATCGTTGAGACAGAAAACATTTATGAGTCTGTTGTTATCATCGGTAAAAGATCAAGACAAATATCAAGTCGTTTGAAGGATGAATTGAAAGGGAAACTGGAAGAATTTGCGACCACTGTTGACAATTTGGAAGAGATCCACGAAAACAGAGAACAAATTGAAATTTCTAAGTTCTATGAAAGAATGCCTAAGCCAACAACTTTGGCTACAGAGGAATTCTTAGATGGAAAAATCTACTTTGATAGAACTCCTATCAGATAA
- a CDS encoding DUF2490 domain-containing protein, protein MHQKIRVFLILGLFFLASKGNAQDNKSILWLDLNANHYLNENTQVVSDVRFRQGINSSLQQTHLRAGLRKNILQNFDMTAGAGYFKTLGSEKEIVRSNEYRFHQDFRYKHRHIGKIKYIYIARLRFEERFFSDTFFGEDTKSSYRWRINSQFQFPIRIPVISYNYFDLKVFDEIFSNFESKKESSFINNNRLGVALKYQLTSTTALEGSYIWEQSFGENIIELGEATNIFRLSMYLTL, encoded by the coding sequence ATGCACCAAAAAATTAGAGTATTTCTGATTTTAGGCCTGTTTTTTTTGGCTTCAAAAGGGAATGCTCAAGACAATAAATCTATTCTGTGGTTAGACCTTAATGCTAATCATTATTTGAATGAAAATACGCAAGTTGTTTCGGATGTTCGTTTTAGACAAGGAATAAATTCTAGTTTACAACAAACACACTTGAGAGCTGGTCTCCGAAAAAATATACTGCAGAACTTTGATATGACCGCAGGGGCGGGATATTTTAAAACTCTAGGTTCTGAGAAAGAAATCGTGAGGTCAAATGAATATCGATTTCATCAGGATTTTAGGTATAAGCATCGTCATATTGGTAAAATAAAGTATATCTACATCGCGAGATTGAGGTTTGAAGAGCGATTTTTCTCTGATACTTTCTTTGGTGAAGACACTAAATCCTCGTACCGTTGGAGAATTAATTCTCAATTTCAGTTTCCTATCCGAATCCCTGTTATCAGTTATAACTACTTTGATTTAAAAGTCTTTGATGAGATATTCAGTAATTTTGAGAGTAAAAAAGAATCCTCTTTTATAAATAATAATAGATTAGGTGTAGCACTGAAATATCAGTTAACCTCTACCACAGCACTTGAGGGAAGTTATATTTGGGAGCAATCTTTTGGTGAGAATATTATTGAACTCGGAGAAGCAACCAATATTTTCCGACTTTCGATGTATCTGACCCTCTAA